A stretch of the Ornithodoros turicata isolate Travis chromosome 4, ASM3712646v1, whole genome shotgun sequence genome encodes the following:
- the LOC135390836 gene encoding importin-13-like isoform X1 — MSFTTEQVEALCHATHGNAEANRCLTLFHASPEAWDIAWQLLDTTKAHEVQYFAANTLHVKISRHWNEIPEDQYGPLRTKLLDTMLQYSNGPKFILTKIIAAVASFVIRVIPDFWPSAISDLILKFQPSVGGNVPPPVLEDMLLELLTVIPEEHLKLQSTEQDSCKASRAGLDSASNVVFSFLESRSDMGHQTLRCYSSWVQLSLDPESHLSLLPRLMQAVTDPELCCAASEALTDVVRHPDAPQFPDFMLQMVDNLAELKEFLNKMAAAKEMELCKAVYRILIALGQSHPDLLVDTLLTKPQHKDNVLTIINLVLQCSGTPGHFPVDEKCSSQALGFWHALQYEVSIAERPREEAPLLLPVWQALVDTLLRKVQLPLDDSQWAEEDRDALRSYRRDIGEFLWYLYDVLYESMLPDLVEQLRVSADAFRKDPATWPQLEARLFVFESLVVSVGKEGYGYVEEVLAGILPALPVHPKVTPTALACIGAYGEWLNGCPETLQAVLPMLSASLHANELAPAATLALKEVAQDCRGTLGPVARQVLTAASEALAGSVLGEHERILMMGAVGCTLSSVEKGQVGPWLQAIVVPQIRILQDTVAQDPTSGTLPHVLLLLKMLTMLLSKVETGDDARFFEEEDIMPSEMVMQKLRPMLVPLSEKYATDEHFVKSLCEFLQTASHGVGFESASNALALLVSLYRRNPQAAILKAFDSLYRPTPLPDTRNVEALSVLCSTTLATAASSQNVSKEHALILEAFFSMLAHMARVYTRVFDVNKLDPSALFVCAGTTIMLPKRSTVESATQFLSDFILRSREHPKMHNAVNDHGGLLTEQIIRVIGSGEPSLSVVEAMANLLFMLNKEYSDDLCGWLSALVQRPDFPSSLATTSDKEHYVQLIAEESADKTRMREIVTEFSLLCRGPINTKSTTQTFKGT, encoded by the exons ATGTCTTTCACCACAGAACAAGTGGAGGCA CTGTGCCACGCTACTCACGGCAACGCCGAAGCAAATCGGTGCCTCACGTTATTCCATGCGTCACCTGAGGCTTGGGACATAGCCTGGCAACTTCTGGACACGACCAAG GCCCACGAAGTTCAATATTTCGCTGCCAACACGCTTCACGTTAAAATCTCGAGGCACTGGAATGAAATTCCCGAAGATCAGTATGGTCCGCTACGAACCAAGCTGCTGGATACGATGCTTCAATATTCGAACGGGCCAAAGTTTATTCTAACAAAAATAATAGCTGCT GTGGCATCATTCGTGATTCGCGTGATACCAGATTTTTGGCCGTCTGCCATCTCTGACCTTATCCTTAAATTCCAGCCTTCAGTTGGGGGAAATGTTCCG CCACCAGTGTTGGAGGACATGTTGCTAGAACTTCTGACTGTTATTCCCGAAGAG CATCTTAAGTTGCAGAGCACTGAACAAGACAGTTGTAAGGCATCACGTGCGGGCCTGGACTCTGCTTCAAACGTAGTCTTCAGCTTCTTGGAGAGCAGATCCGATATGGGACACCAGACGTTACGCTGCTATTCGTCGTGGGTGCAGCTGTCATTGGATCCCGAATCCCACCTAAGTCTGCTTCCTCGTTTGATGCAGGCCGTAACCGACCCAGAGCTCTGTTGCGCAGCTTCGGAGGCACTAACCGATGTTGTCCGCCATCCTGATGCGCCCCA GTTCCCAGACTTCATGCTTCAGATGGTCGACAACTTGGCAGAGCTCAAGGAGTTcttgaacaagatggctgcTGCAAAAGAAATG GAACTGTGCAAGGCAGTGTACAGGATCCTCATCGCACTGGGCCAGAGCCACCCGGATCTCCTCGTCGACACCCTCCTCACCAAACCGCAGCATAAGGACAATGTCCTCACAATCATCAACCTCGTCCTG CAATGCAGCGGAACACCGGGACACTTTCCAGTGGACGAGAAATGCAGCAGTCAAGCTCTCGGCTTTTGGCATGCCCTGCAATATGAGGTGTCCATCGCAGAGAGACCCCGCGAGGAAGCACCGTTGCTGCTACCTGTGTGGCAAGCCCTAGTGGACACGCTACTCCGTAAAGTACAACTACCACTCGACGACTCACAATGGGCAGAAG AAGACAGGGATGCCTTACGTAGTTATAGACGAGATATCGGAGAGTTCTTG TGGTATTTATACGACGTCCTGTACGAGAGTATGCTTCCGGACCTGGTGGAGCAGCTACGAGTTTCCGCAGATGCCTTTCGTAAGGACCCGGCGACATGGCCACAGCTCGAGGCCCGCCTGTTCGTTTTTGAG TCCCTAGTGGTATCAGTAGGAAAAGAGGGATACGGCTATGTCGAGGAGGTTCTGGCAGGCATACTCCCCGCGCTCCCTGTTCACCCGAAGGTGACTCCGACAGCCCTGGCGTGCATAGGAGCGTATGGGGAATGGTTGAATGGCTGCCCGGAGACCCTGCAGGCAGTACTGCCAATGTTGTCAGCATCACTGCATGCGAACGAACTCGCTCCAGCTGCAACACTTGCCCTGAAGGAGGTAGCTCAGGATTGCCGAGGCACCTTGGGTCCCGTGGCACGTCAGGTATTAACTGCTGCGAGTGAAGCTCTGGCGGGAAGCGTCCTCGGAGAGCATGAACGG ATCCTCATGATGGGCGCAGTCGGATGTACGCTGTCGTCGGTTGAGAAGGGCCAAGTGGGACCGTGGCTGCAGGCTATAGTCGTGCCCCAGATCCGCATCCTGCAGGACACGGTAGCTCAGGATCCGACGTCGGGGACCCTCCCACACGTGTTGCTGCTGCTCAAGATGCTCACGATGCTTTTATCTAAGGTCGAAACTGGGGATGATGCACGATTTTTTGAAGAAGAAGACATCATGCCCTCCGAAATGGTCATGCAGAAACTCAGACCCATGCTTGTGCCCTTGTCAGAAAAGTATGCTACAGACGAGCATTTTGTCAAG AGCCTGTGTGAATTCTTGCAGACTGCGTCCCATGGAGTTGGATTCGAATCCGCCTCGAATGCCCTTGCGCTTCTAGTTTCGTTGTACAGGAGGAACCCGCAGGCAGCGATCCTTAAAGCGTTTGACAGCCTATATCGGCCGACTCCACTGCCAGACACTCGCAATGTCGAGGCACTTTCTGTGCTCTGCAGCACCACGCTGGCAACTGCAGCTTCTTCTCAGAATG TTTCAAAGGAGCATGCACTCATTTTGGAGGCCTTCTTCAGTATGCTGGCTCAT ATGGCCAGAGTATATACCAGAGTCTTTGACGTGAACAAGTTAGACCCTTCAGCGTTATTCGTCTGCG CTGGGACAACCATAATGCTTCCGAAGAGGTCGACAGTCGAGTCGGCCACACAGTTTCTA AGCGACTTCATATTGCGGAGTAGGGAGCACCCCAAAATGCACAACGCCGTCAACGATCATGGGGGGCTGCTGACTGAGCAGATTATCAGG GTAATCGGCAGTGGAGAGCCTTCGCTCTCGGTGGTTGAGGCCATGGCGAACTTGTTGTTCATGTTGAACAAGGAGTACTCTGACGATCTGTGTGGGTGGCTCTCTGCACTCGTGCAGCGACCAGACTTTCCGAGTTCCCTGGCCACAACCTCCGACAAGGAACACTATGTTCAGCTTATAGCCGA AGAAAGTGCAGACAAGACGCGAATGCGAGAAATAGTTACCGAATTCAGCCTCCTCTGCCGAGGCCCCATCAACACCAAGTCTACAACCCAGACCTTCAAAGGCACCTGA
- the LOC135390836 gene encoding importin-13-like isoform X2, producing MSFTTEQVEALCHATHGNAEANRCLTLFHASPEAWDIAWQLLDTTKAHEVQYFAANTLHVKISRHWNEIPEDQYGPLRTKLLDTMLQYSNGPKFILTKIIAAVASFVIRVIPDFWPSAISDLILKFQPSVGGNVPPPVLEDMLLELLTVIPEEHLKLQSTEQDSCKASRAGLDSASNVVFSFLESRSDMGHQTLRCYSSWVQLSLDPESHLSLLPRLMQAVTDPELCCAASEALTDVVRHPDAPQFPDFMLQMVDNLAELKEFLNKMAAAKEMELCKAVYRILIALGQSHPDLLVDTLLTKPQHKDNVLTIINLVLQCSGTPGHFPVDEKCSSQALGFWHALQYEVSIAERPREEAPLLLPVWQALVDTLLRKVQLPLDDSQWAEEDRDALRSYRRDIGEFLWYLYDVLYESMLPDLVEQLRVSADAFRKDPATWPQLEARLFVFESLVVSVGKEGYGYVEEVLAGILPALPVHPKVTPTALACIGAYGEWLNGCPETLQAVLPMLSASLHANELAPAATLALKEVAQDCRGTLGPVARQVLTAASEALAGSVLGEHERILMMGAVGCTLSSVEKGQVGPWLQAIVVPQIRILQDTVAQDPTSGTLPHVLLLLKMLTMLLSKVETGDDARFFEEEDIMPSEMVMQKLRPMLVPLSEKYATDEHFVKSLCEFLQTASHGVGFESASNALALLVSLYRRNPQAAILKAFDSLYRPTPLPDTRNVEALSVLCSTTLATAASSQNVSKEHALILEAFFSMLAHMARVYTRVFDVNKLDPSALFVCAGTTIMLPKRSTVESATQFLVGDPSSN from the exons ATGTCTTTCACCACAGAACAAGTGGAGGCA CTGTGCCACGCTACTCACGGCAACGCCGAAGCAAATCGGTGCCTCACGTTATTCCATGCGTCACCTGAGGCTTGGGACATAGCCTGGCAACTTCTGGACACGACCAAG GCCCACGAAGTTCAATATTTCGCTGCCAACACGCTTCACGTTAAAATCTCGAGGCACTGGAATGAAATTCCCGAAGATCAGTATGGTCCGCTACGAACCAAGCTGCTGGATACGATGCTTCAATATTCGAACGGGCCAAAGTTTATTCTAACAAAAATAATAGCTGCT GTGGCATCATTCGTGATTCGCGTGATACCAGATTTTTGGCCGTCTGCCATCTCTGACCTTATCCTTAAATTCCAGCCTTCAGTTGGGGGAAATGTTCCG CCACCAGTGTTGGAGGACATGTTGCTAGAACTTCTGACTGTTATTCCCGAAGAG CATCTTAAGTTGCAGAGCACTGAACAAGACAGTTGTAAGGCATCACGTGCGGGCCTGGACTCTGCTTCAAACGTAGTCTTCAGCTTCTTGGAGAGCAGATCCGATATGGGACACCAGACGTTACGCTGCTATTCGTCGTGGGTGCAGCTGTCATTGGATCCCGAATCCCACCTAAGTCTGCTTCCTCGTTTGATGCAGGCCGTAACCGACCCAGAGCTCTGTTGCGCAGCTTCGGAGGCACTAACCGATGTTGTCCGCCATCCTGATGCGCCCCA GTTCCCAGACTTCATGCTTCAGATGGTCGACAACTTGGCAGAGCTCAAGGAGTTcttgaacaagatggctgcTGCAAAAGAAATG GAACTGTGCAAGGCAGTGTACAGGATCCTCATCGCACTGGGCCAGAGCCACCCGGATCTCCTCGTCGACACCCTCCTCACCAAACCGCAGCATAAGGACAATGTCCTCACAATCATCAACCTCGTCCTG CAATGCAGCGGAACACCGGGACACTTTCCAGTGGACGAGAAATGCAGCAGTCAAGCTCTCGGCTTTTGGCATGCCCTGCAATATGAGGTGTCCATCGCAGAGAGACCCCGCGAGGAAGCACCGTTGCTGCTACCTGTGTGGCAAGCCCTAGTGGACACGCTACTCCGTAAAGTACAACTACCACTCGACGACTCACAATGGGCAGAAG AAGACAGGGATGCCTTACGTAGTTATAGACGAGATATCGGAGAGTTCTTG TGGTATTTATACGACGTCCTGTACGAGAGTATGCTTCCGGACCTGGTGGAGCAGCTACGAGTTTCCGCAGATGCCTTTCGTAAGGACCCGGCGACATGGCCACAGCTCGAGGCCCGCCTGTTCGTTTTTGAG TCCCTAGTGGTATCAGTAGGAAAAGAGGGATACGGCTATGTCGAGGAGGTTCTGGCAGGCATACTCCCCGCGCTCCCTGTTCACCCGAAGGTGACTCCGACAGCCCTGGCGTGCATAGGAGCGTATGGGGAATGGTTGAATGGCTGCCCGGAGACCCTGCAGGCAGTACTGCCAATGTTGTCAGCATCACTGCATGCGAACGAACTCGCTCCAGCTGCAACACTTGCCCTGAAGGAGGTAGCTCAGGATTGCCGAGGCACCTTGGGTCCCGTGGCACGTCAGGTATTAACTGCTGCGAGTGAAGCTCTGGCGGGAAGCGTCCTCGGAGAGCATGAACGG ATCCTCATGATGGGCGCAGTCGGATGTACGCTGTCGTCGGTTGAGAAGGGCCAAGTGGGACCGTGGCTGCAGGCTATAGTCGTGCCCCAGATCCGCATCCTGCAGGACACGGTAGCTCAGGATCCGACGTCGGGGACCCTCCCACACGTGTTGCTGCTGCTCAAGATGCTCACGATGCTTTTATCTAAGGTCGAAACTGGGGATGATGCACGATTTTTTGAAGAAGAAGACATCATGCCCTCCGAAATGGTCATGCAGAAACTCAGACCCATGCTTGTGCCCTTGTCAGAAAAGTATGCTACAGACGAGCATTTTGTCAAG AGCCTGTGTGAATTCTTGCAGACTGCGTCCCATGGAGTTGGATTCGAATCCGCCTCGAATGCCCTTGCGCTTCTAGTTTCGTTGTACAGGAGGAACCCGCAGGCAGCGATCCTTAAAGCGTTTGACAGCCTATATCGGCCGACTCCACTGCCAGACACTCGCAATGTCGAGGCACTTTCTGTGCTCTGCAGCACCACGCTGGCAACTGCAGCTTCTTCTCAGAATG TTTCAAAGGAGCATGCACTCATTTTGGAGGCCTTCTTCAGTATGCTGGCTCAT ATGGCCAGAGTATATACCAGAGTCTTTGACGTGAACAAGTTAGACCCTTCAGCGTTATTCGTCTGCG CTGGGACAACCATAATGCTTCCGAAGAGGTCGACAGTCGAGTCGGCCACACAGTTTCTAGTAG GGGACCCAAGTTCGAACTAA
- the LOC135390838 gene encoding importin-13-like isoform X2, whose translation MSFTTEQVEALCHATQGNAEANQCITLFHASPEAWDIAWQLLDTTKAHEVQYFAANTLHVKISRHWNEIPEDQYGPLRTKLLDTMLQYSNGPKFILTKIIAAVASFVIRVIPDFWQSAISDLIIKFQPSVGGNVPPPVLEDMLLELLTVIPEEHLKLQSTEQDSCRASRAGLDSASNFVFSFLESRAGMRHQTLRCYSSWAQLSLDPESHLSLLPRLMQAVTDSELCCTTSEALTNVVRHPDAHQFPDFILQMVDNLAQLKEFLNKMAAAKEMELCRAVYRILIALGDSHSSVLVDTLLTKPQHKDNVLTIINLVLQCSGTPGHFPVDEKCSLEALGFWYALQYEVSIAEEPRAEALLLLLHPVWQGLLDALLRIVQLPLDDSQWAGEDRDALRSYREDIREFFISLYELLQESMLLRLMEHLRVSADAFRKDVVIWPQLEACLFAFECLVISVGKEGRCYVDEVLGGILPALPAHPKVTPVALECIGAYGEWLNGCPETLQAVLPMLSASLRTNELAPAATLALKEVAQDCRGTLGAMARQVLTAASEALAGSVLGERERIVMMGVVGCTLSSVEKGQVGPWLQAIVVPQIRILQDTVAQDLTSGTLPHVLLLLKMLTMLFSKVDTGDDAPFYEQGDTMPIEMVVQELRPTLGPLAEKYATDKHFVKSLCECLQAASSGVGVECALDVLALLVSLYTRNPQAAILKACDKLYRPTPPPDTRDVEALSVLCSTMLATAASSQNVSKEHALILEAFFSMLAHVARACTPVFDENKLDPSALFVCGNRQWRASALGGSGHGGLVAHVEQGVL comes from the exons ATGTCTTTCACCACAGAACAAGTGGAGGCA CTGTGCCACGCTACTCAGGGCAACGCCGAAGCAAATCAGTGCATCACGTTATTCCATGCCTCGCCTGAGGCTTGGGACATAGCCTGGCAACTTCTGGACACGACCAAG GCCCACGAAGTCCAATATTTCGCTGCCAACACGCTTCACGTTAAAATCTCGAGGCACTGGAATGAAATTCCCGAAGATCAGTATGGTCCGCTACGAACCAAGCTGCTGGATACGATGCTTCAATATTCGAACGGGCCAAAGTTTATTCTAACAAAAATAATAGCTGCT GTGGCATCATTCGTGATTCGTGTGATACCAGATTTTTGGCAGTCTGCCATCTCTGACCTTATCATTAAATTCCAGCCTTCAGTTGGGGGAAATGTTCCG CCACCAGTGTTGGAGGACATGTTGCTAGAACTTCTGACTGTTATTCCCGAAGAG CATCTTAAGTTGCAGAGCACTGAACAAGACAGTTGTAGGGCATCACGTGCGGGCCTGGACTCTGCTTCAAACTTCGTCTTCAGCTTCTTGGAGAGCAGAGCCGGTATGCGACACCAGACGTTACGCTGCTATTCGTCGTGGGCGCAGCTGTCATTGGATCCTGAATCCCACCTAAGTCTGCTTCCACGTTTGATGCAGGCCGTAACCGACTCGGAGCTCTGTTGCACAACTTCCGAGGCGCTAACCAATGTTGTCCGCCATCCTGACGCTCACCA GTTCCCAGACTTCATACTTCAGATGGTTGACAACTTGGCACAGCTCAAGGAGTTCTTgaacaagatggcggctgcaAAAGAAATG GAACTGTGCAGGGCAGTGTACAGGATCCTCATCGCACTGGGCGACAGCCACTCGAGTGTCCTCGTTGACACCCTCCTCACCAAACCACAGCATAAGGACAATGTCCTCACAATCATCAACCTCGTCCTG CAATGCAGCGGAACACCGGGACACTTTCCAGTGGACGAGAAATGCAGCCTTGAAGCTCTCGGCTTTTGGTATGCCCTGCAATATGAGGTGTCCATCGCGGAGGAACCCCGCGCGGAAGcactgttgttgctgctgcatCCTGTGTGGCAAGGCCTATTGGACGCGCTACTCCGTATAGTACAACTTCCACTCGACGACTCACAATGGGCAGGAG AAGACAGGGATGCCTTACGTAGTTATAGAGAAGACATCAGAGAGTTCTTT ATCTCCCTCTACGAACTCCTGCAGGAGAGTATGCTCCTGCGGCTGATGGAGCACCTACGAGTTTCCGCGGATGCTTTTCGTAAAGATGTGGTGATATGGCCGCAGCTCGAGGCCTGCCTGTTCGCATTTGAG TGCCTAGTGATATCAGTAGGAAAAGAGGGACGCTGCTATGTCGATGAGGTTCTGGGAGGCATACTCCCCGCGCTCCCCGCTCACCCGAAGGTGACTCCGGTGGCCCTGGAGTGCATAGGAGCGTATGGGGAATGGTTGAATGGCTGCCCGGAGACCCTGCAGGCAGTACTGCCAATGTTGTCAGCATCACTGCGTACGAACGAACTCGCTCCGGCTGCAACACTTGCCCTGAAGGAGGTAGCTCAGGATTGCCGAGGCACCTTGGGTGCCATGGCACGTCAGGTATTAACTGCTGCGAGTGAAGCTCTGGCGGGAAGCGTCCTCGGAGAGCGTGAACGG ATCGTCATGATGGGCGTAGTCGGATGTACGCTGTCGTCGGTTGAGAAGGGCCAAGTGGGACCGTGGCTGCAGGCTATAGTGGTGCCCCAGATCCGCATCTTGCAGGACACGGTAGCTCAGGATCTGACGTCGGGGACCCTCCCACACGTGTTGCTGCTGCTCAAGATGCTCACGATGCTTTTCTCTAAGGTCGACACTGGGGATGATGCACCATTTTACGAACAAGGAGACACCATGCCCATCGAAATGGTCGTTCAGGAACTCAGACCCACGCTTGGGCCCCTGGCAGAAAAGTATGCTACAGACAAGCATTTTGTCAAG AGCCTCTGTGAATGCTTGCAGGCTGCATCCTCTGGAGTTGGAGTCGAATGCGCCTTGGATGTCCTTGCACTTCTAGTTTCGTTGTACACGAGGAACCCGCAGGCTGCGATCCTTAAAGCGTGTGACAAGCTATATCGGCCGACTCCACCGCCAGACACTCGCGATGTCGAGGCACTTTCTGTGCTCTGCAGCACCATGCTGGCAACTGCAGCTTCTTCTCAGAATG TTTCAAAGGAGCATGCACTCATTTTAGAGGCCTTCTTCAGTATGCTGGCTCAT GTGGCCAGAGCATGTACTCCAGTCTTCGACGAGAACAAGTTAGACCCTTCAGCGTTATTCGTCTGCG GTAATCGGCAGTGGAGAGCCTCCGCTCTCGGTGGTTCAGGCCATGGCGGACTTGTTGCTCATGTTGAACAAGGAGTACTCTGA
- the LOC135390838 gene encoding importin-13-like isoform X1, giving the protein MSFTTEQVEALCHATQGNAEANQCITLFHASPEAWDIAWQLLDTTKAHEVQYFAANTLHVKISRHWNEIPEDQYGPLRTKLLDTMLQYSNGPKFILTKIIAAVASFVIRVIPDFWQSAISDLIIKFQPSVGGNVPPPVLEDMLLELLTVIPEEHLKLQSTEQDSCRASRAGLDSASNFVFSFLESRAGMRHQTLRCYSSWAQLSLDPESHLSLLPRLMQAVTDSELCCTTSEALTNVVRHPDAHQFPDFILQMVDNLAQLKEFLNKMAAAKEMELCRAVYRILIALGDSHSSVLVDTLLTKPQHKDNVLTIINLVLQCSGTPGHFPVDEKCSLEALGFWYALQYEVSIAEEPRAEALLLLLHPVWQGLLDALLRIVQLPLDDSQWAGEDRDALRSYREDIREFFISLYELLQESMLLRLMEHLRVSADAFRKDVVIWPQLEACLFAFECLVISVGKEGRCYVDEVLGGILPALPAHPKVTPVALECIGAYGEWLNGCPETLQAVLPMLSASLRTNELAPAATLALKEVAQDCRGTLGAMARQVLTAASEALAGSVLGERERIVMMGVVGCTLSSVEKGQVGPWLQAIVVPQIRILQDTVAQDLTSGTLPHVLLLLKMLTMLFSKVDTGDDAPFYEQGDTMPIEMVVQELRPTLGPLAEKYATDKHFVKSLCECLQAASSGVGVECALDVLALLVSLYTRNPQAAILKACDKLYRPTPPPDTRDVEALSVLCSTMLATAASSQNVSKEHALILEAFFSMLAHVARACTPVFDENKLDPSALFVCAATTIVLPEEPTVKSAAQFLSDFILRSRGYPKMHNAVNDHGGLLAEQIIRVIGSGEPPLSVVQAMADLLLMLNKEYSDDLCRWLSALVQRPDFPSSLATASDKEHYVQLIVEEREDKMQMLEIVNEFSLLCRRGPINTKSAT; this is encoded by the exons ATGTCTTTCACCACAGAACAAGTGGAGGCA CTGTGCCACGCTACTCAGGGCAACGCCGAAGCAAATCAGTGCATCACGTTATTCCATGCCTCGCCTGAGGCTTGGGACATAGCCTGGCAACTTCTGGACACGACCAAG GCCCACGAAGTCCAATATTTCGCTGCCAACACGCTTCACGTTAAAATCTCGAGGCACTGGAATGAAATTCCCGAAGATCAGTATGGTCCGCTACGAACCAAGCTGCTGGATACGATGCTTCAATATTCGAACGGGCCAAAGTTTATTCTAACAAAAATAATAGCTGCT GTGGCATCATTCGTGATTCGTGTGATACCAGATTTTTGGCAGTCTGCCATCTCTGACCTTATCATTAAATTCCAGCCTTCAGTTGGGGGAAATGTTCCG CCACCAGTGTTGGAGGACATGTTGCTAGAACTTCTGACTGTTATTCCCGAAGAG CATCTTAAGTTGCAGAGCACTGAACAAGACAGTTGTAGGGCATCACGTGCGGGCCTGGACTCTGCTTCAAACTTCGTCTTCAGCTTCTTGGAGAGCAGAGCCGGTATGCGACACCAGACGTTACGCTGCTATTCGTCGTGGGCGCAGCTGTCATTGGATCCTGAATCCCACCTAAGTCTGCTTCCACGTTTGATGCAGGCCGTAACCGACTCGGAGCTCTGTTGCACAACTTCCGAGGCGCTAACCAATGTTGTCCGCCATCCTGACGCTCACCA GTTCCCAGACTTCATACTTCAGATGGTTGACAACTTGGCACAGCTCAAGGAGTTCTTgaacaagatggcggctgcaAAAGAAATG GAACTGTGCAGGGCAGTGTACAGGATCCTCATCGCACTGGGCGACAGCCACTCGAGTGTCCTCGTTGACACCCTCCTCACCAAACCACAGCATAAGGACAATGTCCTCACAATCATCAACCTCGTCCTG CAATGCAGCGGAACACCGGGACACTTTCCAGTGGACGAGAAATGCAGCCTTGAAGCTCTCGGCTTTTGGTATGCCCTGCAATATGAGGTGTCCATCGCGGAGGAACCCCGCGCGGAAGcactgttgttgctgctgcatCCTGTGTGGCAAGGCCTATTGGACGCGCTACTCCGTATAGTACAACTTCCACTCGACGACTCACAATGGGCAGGAG AAGACAGGGATGCCTTACGTAGTTATAGAGAAGACATCAGAGAGTTCTTT ATCTCCCTCTACGAACTCCTGCAGGAGAGTATGCTCCTGCGGCTGATGGAGCACCTACGAGTTTCCGCGGATGCTTTTCGTAAAGATGTGGTGATATGGCCGCAGCTCGAGGCCTGCCTGTTCGCATTTGAG TGCCTAGTGATATCAGTAGGAAAAGAGGGACGCTGCTATGTCGATGAGGTTCTGGGAGGCATACTCCCCGCGCTCCCCGCTCACCCGAAGGTGACTCCGGTGGCCCTGGAGTGCATAGGAGCGTATGGGGAATGGTTGAATGGCTGCCCGGAGACCCTGCAGGCAGTACTGCCAATGTTGTCAGCATCACTGCGTACGAACGAACTCGCTCCGGCTGCAACACTTGCCCTGAAGGAGGTAGCTCAGGATTGCCGAGGCACCTTGGGTGCCATGGCACGTCAGGTATTAACTGCTGCGAGTGAAGCTCTGGCGGGAAGCGTCCTCGGAGAGCGTGAACGG ATCGTCATGATGGGCGTAGTCGGATGTACGCTGTCGTCGGTTGAGAAGGGCCAAGTGGGACCGTGGCTGCAGGCTATAGTGGTGCCCCAGATCCGCATCTTGCAGGACACGGTAGCTCAGGATCTGACGTCGGGGACCCTCCCACACGTGTTGCTGCTGCTCAAGATGCTCACGATGCTTTTCTCTAAGGTCGACACTGGGGATGATGCACCATTTTACGAACAAGGAGACACCATGCCCATCGAAATGGTCGTTCAGGAACTCAGACCCACGCTTGGGCCCCTGGCAGAAAAGTATGCTACAGACAAGCATTTTGTCAAG AGCCTCTGTGAATGCTTGCAGGCTGCATCCTCTGGAGTTGGAGTCGAATGCGCCTTGGATGTCCTTGCACTTCTAGTTTCGTTGTACACGAGGAACCCGCAGGCTGCGATCCTTAAAGCGTGTGACAAGCTATATCGGCCGACTCCACCGCCAGACACTCGCGATGTCGAGGCACTTTCTGTGCTCTGCAGCACCATGCTGGCAACTGCAGCTTCTTCTCAGAATG TTTCAAAGGAGCATGCACTCATTTTAGAGGCCTTCTTCAGTATGCTGGCTCAT GTGGCCAGAGCATGTACTCCAGTCTTCGACGAGAACAAGTTAGACCCTTCAGCGTTATTCGTCTGCG CGGCGACAACCATAGTGCTTCCGGAGGAGCCGACAGTCAAGTCGGCCGCGCAGTTCCTA AGCGACTTCATATTGCGGAGTAGAGGGTACCCCAAAATGCACAATGCCGTCAACGATCACGGGGGGCTGCTGGCTGAGCAGATTATCAGG GTAATCGGCAGTGGAGAGCCTCCGCTCTCGGTGGTTCAGGCCATGGCGGACTTGTTGCTCATGTTGAACAAGGAGTACTCTGACGATCTGTGTCGGTGGCTGTCTGCACTCGTGCAGCGACCAGACTTTCCGAGTTCCCTGGCCACAGCCTCCGACAAGGAACACTATGTTCAGCTTATAGTCGA AGAACGTGAAGACAAGATGCAGATGCTAGAAATCGTTAACGAATTCAGCCTCCTCTGCCGCCGAGGCCCCATCAACACCAAGTCTGCAACCTAA